A stretch of DNA from Pongo abelii isolate AG06213 chromosome 10, NHGRI_mPonAbe1-v2.0_pri, whole genome shotgun sequence:
actgcaacctccgcctcccgggttcaagcgattctcctgcctcaccctcctgagtaggtgggattacaggcactcactcaccaccacacctggctaatatttgtatttttagtagagacggggttttgccatgttggccaggctagtctcgaacttctgacttcaggtgatctgcccacctcggcctccaaaagtgctattacaggcgtgagccaccacacccagccttggagATGAGAATTCTCTATTCCCACCACCCCAGCTCCCAGCAATCCCACTCACATCTGCCTGCATCCTGTCCAGGATCGAAGCAGTGTGGTTGTTTTTCGGGTAATTCTCCATCTGCTGCCGGAAGTTGTTATTAAACTCTGACATCACCTGAGTACGGAAGAGCACTGTTGCAGTCAGAATTCAAGCACCTGGGTCCCAGACCCGGCTGAGGCAGGCCCTTCCCATTATTCCCTGCTTACCTTATCTCTAAACACATAGCCAGCAATGGCTGcggccacctccaccaccatgaTAAGAGACAGGAAGATGGCAAACTGCAGGAGCAAAGGACAGGAGTCAAGTTTGGAGTCTATGTATTACAGGGGCCTGTTCTGGCACAGCCGGTCCCTGGACACTCACAAAGGTCTTCCTCACCCACCCACCTCACCCACCTTCTTGAGCCCGAACCAAGCTGCTCTGGCAGTCCCAGACCACCCATGTTGGTCCCGCCCCCCACTCACCGTGATCATAAGACAATAGTTCTCCTTGCAGGCCCCGCAGCAGCCCACAAAAGCCACCAGGAAAAGGAAGACACCCACTGCGATGATGACCACTGGCAACAGAGAGCCAGGGGTAGCCCCCTGGATTATGGTCTGACTCAGGACAAGCTGTGCACCGACACCCACGGCAATCAGACCCACTGCACAGGCCTAAGAGGAAATCAGGTGAGGATTAGGCCAGATCCACAACACAGTGGCCCTCCATGGTGGAGGGCAGGGGGTACACCTAGGACACAGACTTGACCCCATCCGGAAAAGAGATTCTCACACCTCCAGGGAATTTCTTTGGCTGTGGGGAAGGGGGATGACCCATCATTACCAGCCCCTACCTCCCCTGATCCCCTCCCGGCTCTTTAATCAGGGACGTGACCAAATTCAAAGACCTCCCAGAAAGCCTTGACCCCAAGACATGTATTTCTGACCTAGAATAATGCTTTCTACAGGCCTCCAGGGCTCCCAGCTCAATTCTCTCCCAGAACTGCCCCCTCACTATCCTCCAAGTGCACATCCCACGCGCGCATCAGCTGTGACTAAGGTTCCTCTGGCCAGTTAGACcaggagaagggaagaggaaaaggggGCAAGAGTGATGTGCCCCTCCCTAGAGAAACAGTAGCCTCTCAAGCCAGGAGCCCAGGGCAGGAACAAATTGAAGTGGGTAGAGCCCCTCCTCACCCCCAAGcgctgggaggagggaaaggggagaggggctggagagggACGAGAGggttggggaggaagagaggggagaagggagagcgAAGGGAAGCCCCGTGGCGATAGCATCAGGCGGTTGGCTGGTTGCCCCACTGCCCCATATCACAAATGGTTGGGTCACCAGACAGGAAGGGCCAGGAGGGATGGGGGTAGGGGTTGCTGCACACCCAGGATGGCCATTCTCGGTGGAAACAAGCCTCAGGTGTCCAGGAAAACTGGAGGAGGGAGTGGCCGCGCTGTCTTTCCCTGGCTTTCTTTCCACATCTGGTCTCCAGCTGCCTTAATTCTCATTCCCTCAGCCCTCACCACTGTGAAGCCAGGTCTCCCCGCACCCTGCCGGCGCGCCCCCCAGGACTCCTCGCCACTCACGCAAAAGGCCAGCAGGAGGACGTAGAGCAAGAACTTCAcacatttcattcctccttccaCCGCCATGGCTGCCGGGcctggggcagaggggagggcGGGGGATTAAAACTGGCCGAAGGGGGACCTCGGTTTCCGGGCTCCCGGCCGGCCCTCGAGGGCTTCCCTTCACGGCCCCGATTCCCGGCCCCTCCCACCCGGAAACCCGCGGTCGGATCCACGTCTCCCAGCCCCCTCTTTACCCGCAGGAGAGAGGTGGGGGCGACGGCCGCGAAGCCCGGACCCCGCCCCGCCGCCTCTGGGGCCCAGGACAGATCCAAGGGCGCCGGCAGGGGCTTGAGCCTGACGCCGACCCTCGACCCGCCAGTCTCCGGGCGTCAAACACCCTCTCCCCACCCAACACCCAGCCTGGAGAAATGGTCTTCAGCCCAACCCCGACCCCCGCTCCAGCCCCTTTCCCCTGGGCTGTGACCTCCCtgcccaccaaaaaaaaaaaagtgcagccaGCACCCCCGCCACACCCTGCCCGGGCCCAGGGAACTTCGAAGCCAAGTTGCTCGAGGGCGGCTGGAGAGCGCCGGGCGAGTCTCTGCGGGCCTGGGGCGGGCCCTGGAGGAAGGGACTGCGGGTGGTCTCTCCCAGCCCGCGGCCTCACCTGGTCTTCCCAAGGCTGCGCGCTCCTCTCCCGCCGCGGCTCCGGGGCTCTCTAGCTGCGCCCCCCGGCTCCCGCCCCGCCTGCTGCGCGGCCCCGCCCCGGGCTCCAGCCACGGTCCCCTCCCCCGCCGAGTGGCCGCCGGCCTCCCTCATGTGACGCGGGAACAGCTGCGGCCTTAGTCACTGGGCCCGGCGCGTGGTGGGCCGAGCCCCCCGCCCGGCCAGGGCCACGTGGCCCCTACCCGGAAGAAGGCGCCCACTCCCGCAAAGGGAAAGCCGCAAGGGCAAGACCTCAGGGCGCCTGGGGCCCCCCTCTGGCGCTATACCTCCGTGCCAACTCGGGGTAGGAGAGCGGGGCGGAGCGCAGCCTGGGTCACTCTGGTTCAGAGAAGCAGACGAGGTGGGTGAGAGTTACCCTCTGAGCGCCGGGGCGGAGAGCTGAGGCCGGGTGACAATGTGGTCTGTGAGGTTTCCCCATCCTACCGTAGCCCAGCTCTTTCCTCTGGCTCCAACTCTGTGCAAGCCCCCTCCCCATCCGACTGTGCAGACAGCTGGGGACTGCCTGGGGTCGGGTGGGGCCAGAACAAACACTTCCAGAAAGTCCCTGGCTCACATCCTGGGTGTCTCCCAACATTCTAGAGCATTCTAGAGTGGGGATTTCCGGCCCCCCTCTATTAGCACAGCTTCTCCATTTTCCAGGGCTCCTAGTCTGAGAAAAAGGGAGGAAGCCCTTCCCCGAAGCCACGCTACCCAGTCAATCAAGACACGTCCGCGTCGGGTCCCGCCCTCTGGGGGAGGATTGACAAGGTCTGTGCTTCCAGCCTCCCGGACAGCTCCTGCATCCGTCTGTGATAGCGAGGGCTTGGGGGAAGACACGAAGGCAGGAGAGGCTTACATCCTCTGGATTTCCCCGTCTTATCCCAGAAGACAAAGCCAGGTGAGGGCTGGAAGCGGGCTAGGGGGATCAAGCTGCCTCCCTCCCTTGTGCCAGGGGTGGTCCCCAGAAGGAGCTGATGTGAACAGGCCGGAGAGTAGGACAGGCCGTCATACCCCCACACCTCCAGCCTCGGCCCCACTCCTTGGGCTCTTAAGGTCCTGCCTCAAGAACCACTTCCTGAGTCttggtgtatgtgtgtacacaaagaagaaaagaagtctcTAGAGCTAAAGGAAGGAGATCCGGGCTGGGCTGAGAAGCACCTTCCAGGATCACGGCCTTCCCGCGGGACACACCAAGCCCATTCCCGACCTTGCTCTTCCTGACCATGGCTGGCAGGCTGTGGAGGAGGAGCGGAGAGCTGAAGAAAGGAGTATTCATCAGGTTCCTTATTGTGCTGCTGCTAGATACCAGGCATGTGCTAGGCTTGGGGGCTGCAAGGAGAGGAAGACAGCGGCCCTGCCCTCTGCTAGCAGGCAGAACCAAGTTCTGGCCACACTGTGAAGAAAGGCAGAAGCCTGCGGGGGCAGCTGGTTAAGCtcagagggagggaaagggagaggagaatGGATTTCACGGAGCAGAAGGATGTGCTCAAGGTGACCTTGGAGAATAAAGGGGAGAGCTCCAGGGACAGAGAAGCAGTTgactgtgggaaaaaaaaaaaaaagggagcattttttaaagtacatggCAGGTTGGGGTTGGCTGGCTCAAAGGGCTTGGGAAGGATGTGGTGAGATGGGTTGAAGGTGGTCTGAAGATCAAGATTGAGAGACTTTAGATACATAACAACCAACTGCAATGTTTGGTCCTTCATTGAATGGTTGAACAAACCAGCCATGAAAGACATTTTGGGACATACAAATATGGACTGTGAATTAGacatgagaaaattattttgttaactGTTATCATAGTTAACAAAACGGTCATATAATGATATGATTATGTAGAGAAGTTACTCtagcttttcctcttttttttctttattctcataTCAGCCAATGCatttgttacaggaaaggggtcccaatccagaccacaagagagggttcttggatctcatgcaagaaagaattcagggcgagtcgcAGTGCAAAGTataagcaagtttattaagaaagtaaagtggtgaaagaacagctgctccatagacagagtagaatgttcctgaaagtaagaggaggggccaggcgcggtggctcaccacgcctgtgatcccagcattttgggaggcctaggcgggtggattacctgaggtcaggagttcgagaccagcttggccaacacggtgaaaccccgtctctactaaaaatacaaaaagtagctgagcatagtggtgtgtgcctgtagtcccagctacttgggaggctgaagcaggagaattgcttgaacccaggaggcagaggttgcagtgagcagagatcgtgttGCTGCAtgccatcctgggtgacaagagtgacactctgtctctttttttttttttttttttgagacggagtctcactctgtcaccagggtggagtgcagtggcgccatcttggctcactgcaacctccacctcccgtgttcaagtgattctcctgcctcaggctcccaagtagctgggactacaggcacgcgccactacgcccagctaatttttgtgtttttagtagagatggggtttcaccatattggccaggatggtctcgatctcttgacctcgtgatccgccacctcggcctcccaaagtgctgggattacaggtgtgagccaccgtgcccggtgaaactctgtctcgaaaaaaaagaggaggaacaCATTCACCCTAGGTATA
This window harbors:
- the CD63 gene encoding CD63 antigen → MAVEGGMKCVKFLLYVLLLAFCACAVGLIAVGVGAQLVLSQTIIQGATPGSLLPVVIIAVGVFLFLVAFVGCCGACKENYCLMITFAIFLSLIMVVEVAAAIAGYVFRDKVMSEFNNNFRQQMENYPKNNHTASILDRMQADFKCCGAANYTDWEKIPSMSKNRVPDSCCVNVTVGCGINFNEKAIHKEGCVEKIGGWLRKNVLVVAAAALGIAFVEVLGIVFACCLVKSIRSGYEVM